A window of the Schlesneria paludicola DSM 18645 genome harbors these coding sequences:
- a CDS encoding SpoIIE family protein phosphatase: MLKSPPGNHGIKVLLVDDQQIVAEAIRRMLESEDDIEFHYCSDPAQALLRAKELSPTVILQDLVMPDIDGLLLLKFYRANEATRDIPIIVLSSQEEPVTKAKAFGLGASDYLVKLPNRVELIARIRHHSSGYIHLLERNEAFEALRESQRELAEDLAQAERYVTSLLPEKLNSDRLITDWMFIPSSKLGGDSFGYHWLDDQNFACYLLDVCGHGVKSALMSVSAMNVLRAQSLAGCDFRDASQVLSALNNAFLMEKHNEMYFTIWYGVYNTDTRELNYSGAGHPPAILLSGDGASPRKCLQLESQGPMTGVVEDMPYDGQRVDVAPGSLLYLYSDGICELHKPDGSMWPFGEFVEAISAPPPPGESAIERIHSVGRDVQGGAPFVDDFSILEIKFV; this comes from the coding sequence ATGTTGAAATCGCCGCCGGGAAATCACGGAATCAAAGTGCTGCTGGTTGATGATCAGCAGATCGTGGCCGAGGCGATTCGTCGAATGCTTGAAAGCGAAGACGACATCGAATTCCATTACTGTTCTGATCCCGCACAGGCATTGCTTCGTGCGAAAGAACTGTCGCCAACGGTCATTCTGCAAGACCTCGTCATGCCGGACATCGACGGCCTGCTACTGCTGAAATTCTATCGCGCCAACGAGGCGACGCGCGATATCCCCATCATCGTGTTGTCCTCACAAGAAGAACCTGTGACGAAAGCCAAAGCGTTTGGCCTGGGTGCGAGTGACTATCTCGTCAAACTGCCGAATCGCGTCGAATTGATCGCCCGGATTAGACATCATTCCAGCGGCTATATCCATCTCCTCGAGCGAAACGAAGCGTTTGAAGCCTTACGTGAGAGTCAGCGAGAACTGGCAGAAGACCTCGCGCAGGCGGAACGCTATGTGACGTCGCTGTTGCCCGAGAAGCTCAACAGCGATCGCCTGATCACCGACTGGATGTTTATTCCCTCGTCAAAACTGGGCGGCGATTCGTTTGGTTATCACTGGCTCGACGATCAAAACTTCGCCTGCTATTTGCTCGACGTTTGTGGGCACGGCGTGAAGTCAGCCCTGATGTCCGTTTCGGCCATGAACGTCTTGCGAGCCCAAAGTCTGGCAGGATGCGACTTCCGAGACGCCAGCCAGGTCCTGTCCGCGCTCAATAACGCGTTCCTGATGGAGAAGCACAACGAGATGTACTTCACAATCTGGTACGGCGTTTACAACACGGACACGCGCGAGCTCAACTATTCCGGAGCGGGGCATCCGCCCGCGATTCTGCTCTCCGGCGACGGTGCGTCACCCCGAAAATGCCTGCAGCTCGAAAGTCAGGGCCCCATGACAGGTGTCGTCGAGGATATGCCGTATGACGGTCAACGGGTCGATGTGGCGCCGGGTTCGCTGTTGTACCTTTACAGTGACGGGATTTGCGAACTGCACAAACCCGATGGTTCGATGTGGCCGTTCGGCGAATTTGTGGAGGCAATCTCGGCACCGCCTCCCCCTGGCGAATCTGCCATCGAGCGGATCCATTCCGTGGGACGCGACGTCCAGGGCGGGGCTCCCTTCGTCGACGATTTTTCGATCCTGGAGATCAAATTCGTCTAA
- the glgX gene encoding glycogen debranching protein GlgX, protein MRVWPGHPYPLGATWDGSGVNVALFSDTATKVELCLFNSPDDHIESERITLPERMYNVFHGYFPDMRPGTLYGFRVHGPYDPQNGLRFNPHKLLFDPYARAVGRQLKWDDSLFGYRLGDATTDLSFDDRDSAPFAPLGMVVDTDYTWGNDHRLETPWERTVIYEVHVKGFTELMHDVPEKLRGTYAGLASPPAIAHLKKLGVTAVELLPIHFHIDEHFLTQQHRVNYWGYNSLGFFAPEPRYCAAHQPELMLQEFKSMVRTLHAAGIEVILDVVYNHTAEGNERGPTLSWRGIDNTSYYFLNDNNRRYYTDFTGCGNSPYLRHPRVLQMVMDSLRYWVTEMHVDGFRFDLAATLARQFHNVDRMSAFFNVIHQDPILSQVKLIAEPWDIGEGGYQSGRFPIIWTEWNGRYRDCIRRFWKGDEGTVPELATRLAGSSDLYEDNGRQPSASINFVTCHDGFTLRDLVSYNDKHNEANGEGNRDGNNHNLSWNCGIEGQTNKTEILELRDRQMRNFMATLFVSQGVPMLLAGDEVAHSAQGNNNCYAQDNFLSWINWDTTESAQKQLAFLQRLIEIRRDQPALSRRRFFKNSVHGDDVDDIYWLDSTGRQMTPADWESPTRSSLGLLLLGHCSQIDDQGACIIGDNLLILMNAHFTPVTFNLPPEVRRFRTLDRLFDTYEGETEILPVDVTKPYVLRPRSMALFRHQIVGSESTLRK, encoded by the coding sequence ATGCGCGTCTGGCCTGGACACCCCTATCCACTGGGAGCCACCTGGGATGGCAGTGGCGTCAACGTCGCGTTGTTTTCGGATACCGCGACGAAGGTGGAACTGTGCTTGTTCAACTCGCCCGATGATCACATCGAATCCGAACGGATCACGCTACCCGAGCGGATGTACAACGTCTTCCACGGTTACTTTCCGGACATGCGACCGGGCACGCTGTATGGGTTTCGTGTCCACGGGCCCTATGATCCGCAGAATGGACTGCGATTCAATCCCCACAAATTGCTCTTCGATCCTTATGCCCGAGCCGTCGGGCGTCAATTGAAATGGGATGATTCGCTGTTTGGCTACCGGCTTGGCGATGCCACAACCGACCTGTCGTTCGACGATCGCGACTCGGCTCCCTTCGCCCCCCTGGGGATGGTCGTCGACACCGACTACACCTGGGGCAATGACCATCGGCTGGAAACCCCTTGGGAACGCACCGTCATCTATGAAGTGCACGTCAAAGGTTTCACCGAGCTGATGCACGATGTGCCTGAAAAGCTTCGCGGAACTTATGCCGGCCTTGCCAGTCCCCCGGCGATTGCCCACCTGAAAAAACTTGGGGTCACCGCCGTTGAGTTACTGCCGATCCATTTTCATATCGATGAGCATTTTCTGACCCAGCAGCATCGCGTCAACTACTGGGGATACAACTCGCTCGGCTTTTTTGCCCCCGAGCCGCGGTACTGTGCGGCTCACCAGCCCGAGCTCATGTTGCAGGAATTCAAGTCGATGGTCCGCACACTGCACGCGGCCGGCATCGAAGTCATCCTGGACGTCGTTTACAACCACACGGCCGAAGGGAATGAACGCGGCCCCACGTTGTCGTGGCGCGGCATCGACAATACCAGCTATTACTTCTTGAACGACAACAATCGCCGGTACTACACCGACTTCACCGGTTGCGGAAACTCGCCCTACCTGCGACATCCACGCGTACTGCAAATGGTCATGGACAGCTTGCGTTACTGGGTGACCGAGATGCATGTCGATGGATTTCGCTTCGACCTCGCCGCGACGCTCGCACGGCAATTCCATAATGTCGATCGCATGAGCGCGTTCTTCAACGTCATCCATCAAGACCCCATCCTCTCGCAGGTTAAACTGATCGCAGAGCCGTGGGACATCGGCGAAGGCGGCTATCAATCCGGCCGGTTCCCGATTATCTGGACCGAGTGGAACGGCCGTTATCGTGACTGCATCCGTCGCTTCTGGAAGGGCGATGAGGGCACAGTGCCCGAATTGGCGACGCGTCTCGCGGGCAGCAGTGATCTGTACGAAGACAACGGCCGACAGCCATCAGCAAGCATCAATTTTGTGACCTGCCACGACGGGTTCACCTTGCGCGATCTGGTGAGCTACAACGACAAGCACAACGAAGCAAACGGCGAGGGAAATCGCGACGGCAACAATCATAATCTCAGCTGGAACTGCGGGATCGAAGGCCAAACCAACAAGACGGAAATCCTGGAGCTGCGCGACCGTCAGATGCGCAACTTCATGGCGACGCTGTTTGTCTCGCAAGGCGTTCCCATGCTGCTGGCCGGTGACGAAGTCGCTCATTCCGCCCAAGGCAACAACAACTGTTACGCTCAGGACAATTTTCTGTCATGGATCAATTGGGACACGACAGAATCCGCCCAAAAACAGTTGGCATTCCTGCAACGGTTGATTGAAATCCGCCGAGATCAACCTGCATTGTCACGCCGTCGGTTCTTTAAGAACTCGGTTCATGGCGACGATGTCGACGACATTTATTGGCTCGACAGTACCGGACGCCAGATGACGCCTGCAGACTGGGAATCGCCAACGCGAAGTTCGCTGGGTCTGCTGTTGCTCGGACATTGCAGTCAGATCGACGATCAAGGAGCGTGCATTATCGGCGACAACCTGCTGATCCTGATGAACGCCCACTTCACGCCCGTCACATTCAACCTTCCGCCGGAGGTTCGCAGGTTCCGTACGCTCGACCGGCTGTTTGATACCTACGAAGGCGAGACCGAGATTCTTCCCGTCGATGTCACCAAACCGTATGTGCTGCGGCCACGCAGCATGGCCCTGTTCCGGCATCAGATCGTCGGCTCTGAATCAACCCTGCGAAAGTAA
- a CDS encoding metal-sulfur cluster assembly factor, translating to MLNPPMVSRCAVWVVLVCVFWSKGGLLAQTSVAPAGIPAAARSDSFETKMKLLQEAWDRKDFDLVRSLTHSLRDTAVQTQTEEQAPPKSVIETSHWRTVESYGPSIAKWARGWKYAKELQVQESAGDARVSEPIEMTLSFPADQVESLAREIRLARYVDGTLTELPCQVFHEVRRDHERVGSILFLCDSRPKEQQRLLVFYGNPHAELPEYPSDLKTEGEGFGLDISNAFFKASLSRQTGQLERLTLQREHGLEMFSGGKGHGEPPGIDWAHDYVDAGNFQKMRISLWEKCPDYEVIRGPLCTIVRRWGFPYSPVHPVYTPSRLKIDVEYRFYTGLPWFHKFGSMKAIQDLEAEALRDDEWVFSGQSFNHSLWMGRDGKLKTGDVDAEHQTDLWGVGFYHDVSRDSFMALFLEHQATGLPELKHTGVPLPFYRWHGAVWSRYPLPVKRVPKGAELRQKNAYVSIPFTLKDGAPVIEQLRRCLMTPLSVSEGSTTDKGSVDHVPTSGQLARTGEAGDLTLKTAIWSALRDCKDAQLYTADINVVELGLVNDVRVRGDVVTLVMSMPHRGRPVLGYFVDGSISVHPTLSVPVRERVMKVPGVRQVVVEQTWEPGWNSNRLTPEGRKKLGLD from the coding sequence ATGTTGAATCCGCCAATGGTCTCTCGGTGCGCGGTCTGGGTGGTACTGGTTTGCGTGTTCTGGTCAAAGGGGGGATTGCTCGCGCAAACTTCCGTCGCCCCCGCGGGAATCCCCGCCGCCGCTCGCAGTGACTCCTTCGAAACCAAGATGAAACTCTTGCAAGAGGCCTGGGATCGAAAGGATTTCGATCTCGTTCGGTCGCTGACGCATTCCCTGCGCGATACCGCCGTACAGACGCAGACGGAAGAACAAGCACCACCAAAGTCCGTGATTGAGACCTCGCACTGGCGGACTGTCGAATCGTACGGTCCGTCGATTGCGAAATGGGCACGCGGATGGAAGTACGCGAAAGAGCTGCAAGTGCAAGAATCGGCCGGGGACGCTCGAGTGTCCGAGCCCATCGAGATGACGCTCAGCTTTCCCGCGGATCAGGTGGAGTCGCTCGCGCGTGAGATTCGACTGGCGCGGTACGTGGACGGTACGCTCACCGAACTTCCCTGTCAGGTGTTTCACGAAGTCCGCCGCGACCATGAACGCGTAGGATCAATTCTGTTTCTGTGCGATAGTCGGCCGAAGGAACAGCAGCGATTGCTGGTCTTTTACGGCAATCCCCATGCAGAGCTTCCGGAGTATCCCTCCGATTTGAAAACCGAAGGCGAGGGGTTTGGGCTGGATATCTCAAACGCCTTTTTCAAAGCCTCACTTTCGCGGCAGACCGGACAGCTCGAACGGCTGACGCTGCAGCGCGAGCACGGACTCGAAATGTTCTCGGGTGGTAAAGGTCACGGGGAACCACCGGGTATCGATTGGGCACACGACTATGTCGATGCGGGCAACTTTCAGAAGATGCGGATTTCGTTGTGGGAAAAATGCCCTGACTACGAAGTCATTCGCGGTCCGCTCTGCACCATCGTAAGACGCTGGGGCTTTCCCTATTCACCTGTGCATCCTGTCTACACACCCAGCCGCCTGAAGATCGATGTCGAGTACCGGTTCTATACCGGCTTGCCGTGGTTCCACAAATTTGGATCGATGAAAGCGATTCAAGATCTCGAAGCAGAAGCGCTGCGGGATGACGAATGGGTCTTCTCGGGACAGTCGTTCAACCATTCCCTTTGGATGGGACGCGATGGCAAGCTGAAAACGGGCGATGTCGACGCGGAGCATCAGACTGATCTATGGGGTGTCGGATTCTATCATGATGTCAGCCGCGACTCGTTCATGGCGCTCTTTCTCGAGCATCAGGCAACCGGACTCCCTGAACTAAAGCACACTGGAGTTCCACTACCGTTCTATCGCTGGCATGGGGCCGTCTGGAGCCGATATCCATTACCGGTGAAGCGGGTTCCCAAAGGCGCGGAACTGCGGCAAAAGAACGCCTACGTTTCGATCCCGTTCACTCTAAAGGATGGGGCTCCGGTGATTGAGCAACTGCGTCGATGTCTCATGACGCCCCTGAGTGTTTCCGAAGGATCAACGACCGACAAGGGGAGTGTCGATCACGTACCCACGTCAGGGCAATTGGCACGCACGGGAGAAGCTGGCGACCTCACCTTAAAGACGGCAATCTGGAGTGCGCTGCGCGATTGCAAGGATGCGCAGCTTTACACAGCGGATATTAACGTCGTCGAACTGGGACTGGTCAATGATGTTCGCGTGCGCGGCGACGTCGTGACGCTGGTCATGTCGATGCCGCATCGTGGCCGTCCCGTGTTGGGCTACTTTGTCGATGGCTCGATCTCGGTACATCCGACGTTGTCCGTTCCCGTGCGTGAACGTGTCATGAAGGTTCCTGGAGTCAGGCAGGTTGTCGTCGAACAGACGTGGGAACCGGGTTGGAACTCCAATCGTTTAACTCCAGAAGGTCGGAAGAAACTGGGACTCGACTGA
- a CDS encoding outer membrane protein assembly factor BamB family protein, with amino-acid sequence MRIAAVTAFLVLVTVTSSAVADNWTHWRGPTGNGAAPQATPPTEWSTTKNVKWKVPIAGRGISSPIIWEQQVFVVTAAPVGEASGAGLPKLEFKVICLNRQDGKLVWEKTATVAIPHQETHNTNGFASASPCTDGKHVYAHFGSRGLYCYTIDGELKWKRDDFGQMQTLNRFGEGSSPTLEGDKILVPWDHQGPSALYALNKLTGETIWKADREEPTCWSTPLVVEHAGRKQVIMNGSNFARSYDLESGKEIWKCSGQTKRPVASPIHLDEMVIVGSGFQGAYMGAFRLDGNGDIKGSDKVVWTIDHDCPDIASPALSSGRIYFHKGKSGLLSCVDATTGKGHYFARRIDGVDSTYGSPVAAGGYVFLSSRSGHIVVIKDSPEFEVVATNNIEETLSATPAPVDNELFIRGENNLYCIAKAK; translated from the coding sequence ATGCGAATCGCTGCAGTCACAGCGTTCTTAGTTCTCGTCACCGTGACATCGTCGGCTGTTGCAGACAATTGGACGCACTGGCGTGGCCCCACCGGAAATGGAGCAGCCCCGCAGGCGACTCCACCGACGGAATGGAGCACCACCAAGAACGTCAAATGGAAAGTCCCGATCGCGGGACGTGGAATCTCGTCGCCGATCATTTGGGAACAGCAGGTCTTCGTGGTCACCGCCGCTCCCGTCGGCGAAGCGAGTGGCGCGGGGTTGCCCAAGCTGGAATTCAAAGTCATCTGCTTGAACCGGCAAGACGGCAAGCTCGTCTGGGAAAAGACAGCCACCGTCGCCATCCCACATCAGGAAACGCACAATACGAATGGATTCGCATCCGCGTCACCCTGCACTGATGGAAAGCACGTCTACGCCCATTTCGGCTCGCGCGGCTTGTACTGTTATACCATTGATGGCGAATTGAAATGGAAACGCGACGACTTTGGCCAAATGCAGACGCTCAACAGATTCGGCGAAGGAAGCTCGCCAACTCTTGAAGGCGACAAGATCCTAGTCCCGTGGGACCATCAAGGCCCGTCAGCCTTGTATGCCCTCAACAAGTTGACCGGGGAAACAATTTGGAAAGCCGATCGAGAAGAGCCGACTTGCTGGTCGACACCTCTGGTCGTCGAACATGCGGGACGCAAACAAGTCATCATGAACGGTTCGAACTTCGCCAGAAGTTATGACCTTGAATCGGGGAAAGAGATCTGGAAATGTTCGGGGCAGACCAAACGCCCCGTCGCAAGCCCCATCCATCTGGACGAGATGGTCATCGTGGGCAGTGGCTTTCAAGGCGCGTACATGGGCGCATTCCGACTCGACGGGAATGGGGATATCAAGGGTTCCGACAAGGTCGTCTGGACCATTGACCACGATTGCCCTGACATCGCCTCGCCGGCGCTTTCGTCTGGCCGGATTTATTTCCACAAAGGGAAGTCCGGTCTACTGTCGTGCGTCGACGCCACCACAGGAAAAGGCCACTATTTTGCACGACGCATTGATGGTGTCGACAGCACCTATGGATCACCGGTTGCCGCCGGCGGTTACGTCTTCCTCAGCTCCCGCTCGGGCCACATCGTGGTCATCAAGGACTCTCCCGAATTCGAAGTGGTCGCGACAAACAATATCGAGGAAACACTGAGCGCCACCCCGGCACCCGTCGACAACGAGCTTTTCATTCGCGGGGAAAACAACCTTTACTGTATTGCCAAAGCCAAGTGA
- a CDS encoding serine/threonine protein kinase, whose amino-acid sequence MTTCELQIDDLEDLVGRDLDGRYLLEEFIDRGGFGAVYKGTDRKFNQAVAVKVGMSSREFMKEARLAAEVKHNHIVQVTDFGSDNGLAYLVMEYLEGEDLEKLFKRQGSRLTDAQLLKFVSEVGDALAHAHDDNLIHRDLKPRNIILRGYSGKSGLLIDKSKFVLLDFGIAAKLDSEGTQRNHTQDGAGTAEYMAPELLSRQPRATTLSDIYAFGVILYQMMTGRVPFPQADSSHLALAECLSAIVRNPAPRFTEVNGEAIYPVELEELVLQCLEKDPACRPQSMAELRQRFLNAMSQIVPANEPQRLTDTFRTSARNTSNYSHFASGALPQSRPVVRPSQFPRGLLLAGAGMVVLLATLAAVALFVYSAGQTPAYPVLTYEHGHVYGQQVDESVPLQLELGGTIRLTYLIEGPPDDVVHFEQPTFPDGMSVQTTNGPVPNKSKCFTINWTGESLPTSTLEPIVLSARSASCKHPFMKTLRINVTPAK is encoded by the coding sequence ATGACGACTTGCGAACTTCAGATTGATGACCTTGAAGACTTGGTTGGCCGCGATCTCGATGGCCGCTATCTGCTTGAGGAATTCATTGATCGCGGCGGATTTGGGGCGGTCTATAAAGGCACAGATCGCAAATTCAATCAGGCGGTGGCCGTGAAGGTCGGGATGTCGTCGCGCGAATTCATGAAAGAAGCGCGACTGGCGGCCGAGGTCAAGCACAACCATATCGTCCAGGTGACCGACTTTGGCAGCGACAATGGCCTGGCCTATCTGGTGATGGAATATCTCGAAGGTGAAGACCTTGAGAAATTATTCAAGAGACAAGGCAGCCGACTGACGGACGCGCAGCTCCTCAAATTCGTGAGCGAGGTGGGGGATGCACTCGCGCACGCTCATGATGACAACTTGATTCACCGAGACTTGAAACCGCGCAATATCATCCTACGAGGATACAGCGGCAAATCGGGGTTGCTGATCGACAAAAGTAAGTTTGTACTATTGGATTTTGGGATTGCCGCGAAGCTCGATTCCGAAGGCACCCAACGAAACCACACACAAGATGGTGCTGGAACCGCCGAGTACATGGCCCCGGAATTGTTGTCGAGACAACCGCGAGCGACGACGTTGTCAGACATCTACGCGTTCGGAGTGATTCTATATCAAATGATGACGGGCCGTGTCCCGTTTCCACAGGCCGATTCTTCACACCTTGCCCTCGCTGAATGTCTCAGTGCCATTGTCAGAAATCCCGCTCCGAGATTCACCGAGGTCAACGGAGAGGCGATCTACCCCGTAGAACTCGAAGAGTTGGTTTTGCAGTGTCTCGAAAAGGATCCGGCATGTCGTCCACAGAGCATGGCGGAGTTGCGTCAGCGATTTCTGAACGCGATGAGCCAAATTGTCCCGGCAAATGAGCCACAGCGTTTGACTGACACGTTTCGAACATCAGCCAGGAACACGTCCAATTACAGCCACTTCGCTTCCGGAGCGCTGCCGCAATCACGACCTGTTGTTCGTCCATCCCAATTTCCCCGGGGCCTGTTGCTGGCAGGGGCGGGCATGGTCGTGTTGCTTGCGACGCTCGCTGCGGTCGCACTCTTCGTGTACTCGGCCGGGCAAACCCCCGCATATCCCGTTTTGACGTACGAACACGGGCACGTGTACGGACAGCAAGTTGATGAAAGTGTGCCACTGCAATTGGAATTGGGGGGAACGATTCGTCTCACGTACTTGATCGAGGGCCCTCCCGATGATGTCGTGCATTTCGAGCAACCGACGTTTCCTGACGGAATGAGTGTGCAAACGACGAATGGCCCGGTACCGAACAAGTCGAAGTGCTTTACGATTAACTGGACGGGCGAAAGCTTGCCGACGTCAACGCTTGAGCCAATCGTACTGAGTGCTCGCAGTGCCAGTTGCAAGCACCCATTCATGAAGACGCTGCGAATCAACGTCACCCCCGCCAAGTAG
- a CDS encoding elongation factor P: MSVKIVGELQSGNVIIIDNNPVIVIKAQYNKSGRNAAVVKLKVKNLMTNRVSELVYKADEKVEGVMLEKKECTYSYFAPPNHVFVDAEFNQYEIDAETISDLEKYLVPDMTDVCEVTFYEGRPISVVLPKIIIREVEYTEPVVRGDTSGKITKAAILKDSKHELQVTQFVEIGDKIEIDTESGEFRRRCT; encoded by the coding sequence ATGAGTGTTAAAATCGTCGGCGAATTGCAATCGGGCAATGTTATCATCATTGACAACAACCCTGTGATTGTGATCAAGGCTCAGTACAACAAGTCGGGCCGTAACGCAGCCGTGGTCAAGCTGAAAGTCAAAAACCTGATGACCAACCGGGTTTCCGAGCTGGTCTATAAGGCTGACGAAAAAGTCGAAGGCGTGATGTTGGAAAAGAAGGAGTGCACTTACTCCTACTTCGCACCGCCGAACCACGTCTTTGTCGATGCCGAATTCAACCAGTACGAAATCGACGCGGAAACCATCTCGGACCTGGAGAAGTATCTGGTGCCGGACATGACCGATGTCTGCGAAGTCACCTTCTACGAAGGTCGCCCCATTTCGGTAGTGCTGCCAAAGATTATCATTCGCGAAGTCGAATACACCGAACCGGTGGTGCGTGGCGATACCTCGGGAAAGATCACGAAGGCCGCAATCCTCAAGGATTCGAAGCACGAACTACAGGTCACTCAGTTCGTCGAAATCGGTGATAAAATCGAAATCGACACCGAAAGTGGTGAGTTTCGTCGTCGATGCACGTGA
- the earP gene encoding elongation factor P maturation arginine rhamnosyltransferase EarP — protein MNVERWDLFCRVVDNFGDIGTCWRLARQLSSEYHFKVRLWVDCLQTFAQLNASVDADAPVQLIESIEVHHWHPDFPEVEPADVVIEAFACELPACYVHAMSQRAAPPIWINLEYLSAEEWVEGCHELASPQPGSLVKKYFFFPGFTPQTGGLLRERTLLEQRAAFDAPAVSAFWQELGIVPGANDELRVSLFCYPNPSLPGLLDCWEQGTQPVRLFVTAGLATEHVSEWLGEMVSPGTTISRGSLTVHGLPFLGPEDYDRLLWACDVNFVRGEESFIRAQWAQKPFVWQIYPQDDGAHLVKLDAFLIRYLDGFPDEQAVRSIWRSWNGLGDAGSDWSEFAARRQSVRRHSKDWVGQLDRLGDLAHNLVRFVREK, from the coding sequence ATGAACGTTGAGCGTTGGGATCTTTTTTGTCGCGTCGTCGACAATTTCGGTGACATCGGAACTTGTTGGCGATTGGCCAGGCAGCTTTCGAGTGAATACCATTTCAAGGTGCGGTTGTGGGTGGATTGCCTCCAGACGTTCGCTCAACTGAACGCATCTGTCGACGCGGATGCCCCGGTCCAATTGATCGAGTCCATTGAGGTTCATCATTGGCATCCAGATTTTCCCGAGGTCGAGCCGGCAGATGTGGTGATTGAGGCGTTCGCGTGTGAACTTCCCGCTTGCTACGTGCATGCGATGTCGCAGCGGGCCGCCCCCCCGATCTGGATCAACCTGGAATATTTGAGTGCCGAAGAGTGGGTGGAGGGGTGTCACGAACTGGCGTCACCTCAACCCGGCTCATTGGTCAAGAAGTATTTCTTTTTCCCGGGATTCACGCCGCAGACCGGCGGGCTACTTCGCGAGCGAACGCTTCTTGAACAACGGGCGGCGTTTGATGCGCCAGCCGTCAGCGCCTTCTGGCAGGAACTGGGAATCGTTCCCGGGGCTAATGACGAATTGCGGGTCTCGCTGTTCTGCTACCCCAACCCATCGCTGCCGGGGCTTCTGGATTGCTGGGAACAGGGAACTCAGCCAGTTCGATTGTTCGTCACCGCCGGCCTGGCGACGGAGCATGTTTCAGAATGGTTGGGCGAGATGGTTTCGCCGGGAACGACGATCAGCAGGGGCTCGTTGACTGTGCATGGGTTGCCGTTTCTGGGTCCCGAGGACTACGACCGGTTGCTTTGGGCGTGCGACGTCAATTTCGTCCGCGGTGAAGAGTCATTTATTCGGGCGCAATGGGCACAAAAACCGTTTGTCTGGCAAATTTATCCGCAAGACGATGGCGCGCATCTCGTGAAACTAGATGCATTTCTGATAAGATATCTCGATGGATTTCCTGACGAACAGGCTGTTCGCTCGATTTGGCGATCGTGGAACGGTCTGGGCGATGCGGGTTCGGACTGGTCGGAATTCGCGGCCAGACGACAATCTGTACGACGGCACAGCAAAGACTGGGTCGGGCAACTTGACCGATTGGGGGATCTCGCCCACAATCTGGTGCGCTTCGTGCGTGAAAAATGA
- a CDS encoding BlaI/MecI/CopY family transcriptional regulator, which produces MSRPAQKDLTERELQLMHVFWDGNEMTAIEARDRLAEKGTDLAYVTVANLVRILIEKGALSATNDERPFTYAPVRSREEVSRGFVGDLIDRVFGGSREKMLVHLLGGNRRLTAAERKLLEQILEDQP; this is translated from the coding sequence ATGAGTCGACCGGCGCAAAAGGATTTGACCGAGCGGGAACTGCAATTAATGCACGTCTTCTGGGACGGCAACGAGATGACAGCCATTGAGGCCCGTGATCGACTGGCCGAGAAGGGGACCGATCTAGCCTACGTCACCGTGGCGAACCTGGTCCGGATTCTGATCGAGAAAGGGGCGCTCAGCGCAACCAATGACGAGCGACCATTCACCTACGCGCCAGTTCGTTCCCGCGAAGAGGTGTCGCGCGGATTTGTCGGCGATCTGATCGACCGAGTCTTCGGAGGCTCACGCGAAAAGATGCTGGTTCATCTGCTCGGCGGCAATCGCCGTCTCACTGCAGCGGAACGAAAGCTGTTGGAACAGATCCTGGAGGACCAGCCATGA